CTATTATGGGCGTACCTTCGGCAATCATACGGCGGAAGTTGCGCATCAGCTCTTCTCTTTTTTTAAGAAGTCTCACGAAAGCCCCTCCTTTATTTACATTTATTTAGATATTGCCCTAAAGTTAGCCACCAAGGCCTCGGCGAATTCCCTGTCGTTGATATGATACGGCAATCTCAGGATTCTTTTCGTGTCCGTCTGTATAAAAGTCTCTTCCAAGGTGCAGAAAAGCGCCTCGTCTGCCTCGGGATCGTAGAAAGGCATGCCAGGGGCATCTATCATGGAAACGCCTTTCTCGGGTAAGAGAAAGCGAACTGGGCCAGTAAAACGGTTGAGTTTATTTCCTATCCATCTTCCCATCGCTTCGTTCTCGTCGACGGTAGTACGCATCAAGGTGACTTGAGGATTGTGAACATACAGGGTACGATCTGAGTATTTCTCAGGGACCGTGTCTATCGGGCCAAAATTAACCATGTCTTGGGCTCCAACGGAGCCAACATAGGGAATTCCGGTTCGTATGAAAGCCCCTAAACGATCTTCACCGGCAGAGAGAACCCCTCCCATAAGATAGTCACATATTTCAGTTAACGTGACATCCAGTACCGAGGACACCATTCCCGAATCGACCAATTTTTCGAGAGACATACCACCGGTTCCGGTAGCGTGGAAAACCATGCATTCATATTCATCTCCCAGTATCTCCCGTACCATCTCGACACAGGGAGTAGTGACACCGAACATCGACAGCCCTAACAGCGGTTTCTCTTCGAGAACCTCGGGCACGGCGCAGTTCATCATACCCGCCAGTCCATGAGCAGCATTGCCTATAACCTTTCTGGAAATCGAATTGAGTCCAGCAATGTCCGTGACAGAGTAGACCATGCAGATGTCGTTGGGCCCCACGTAAGGAGCAATATCGCCCGACCCCATCGTGGAGACCATCACCTTGGGAGTACCTATGGGAAGACACCTCATGCCCTGAGTTACCAGAGAAGTGTTGCCACTTCCTCCCATTCCCAGCACACCTCCTACGTCATCACGACTCAGAAGAAACCGTTCCAAGGCGATTCCCATAGCCGAGACGGTCGCCCCCCGATCGGTAGGATCAACCAGAAAATTCGCTCCGTCGGGGTGGAAAGAAGCAACCTCATAATTTGTAATATCAACCGGGTGACTATGTCCCATACTCCCTACATCCACAAGAACCGTTCCGATTCCGGCCCGATTGATCAATTTTCGAGCATAGTTCAACTCGTCGAACTTCGTATCGCACGTGCCGATAACAAAGGCTTTTTTCAATTTTTTCCCCTCCTTACACGCTACAAAACTCTATACAATCTTATATCTATGATATCACCAAGATCGATCCAGTCGGAGCGATCAAACGACAGTAACAGCGAACACGCTATAGGTATCTCTGAGTAGATAACGTCTGTCAAATACAGACAAGAAGAAAAAACGAAACACCTTCTTCGTCCTGAGCCAAAGAAGGTGTTTCGTTTACGGTGACTCTGAAGCTCCTATCTACTCAGTTTTTTTCACCAACACCAGGAACATCTTGAAGGCCGTCGCAGCCTTCAGAGAATGGGGTACTCCAGCAGGCATAACCACGGATTGCCCCCCCCTGACAACCACCATTTCATCGCCGATTGTGATATGGGCCTCCCCTTCCAGGATGCAAGCCAAAGCATCTCCAGGAGCCGAATGTGTCGCCAACCCCTCTCCTTTGTCCAAAGCAAGCACGGAGAGATTGACTCCGGGTTTCTGAGCCATTGTCAAGCTAGCCACCTTACCCGGACTGTACTCTACGAGATCGGACAAGATGAAGAGGCTTCCTTTCTCAACGTTTTTGATCAGTTTGTTCATAAAGTACACATCCCCTTTCGTTCCCATACAAAACTACGATGAAGAGACCGTGAGATGGAGCAGAACACAATCATTGAGGGCCTCAATTTCGTGAAGAACTCCAGAGGGAACCATCAATACATCCCCCTCCTTCAGAGAATCGCCAGCGTCTTTCCGGCGCATTCGCACATCTCCCCGAAGAACCAGATACATAGTATCCCCCAAATACTTCTCCCCACTCACCATCTCTCCAGCCGGAAAGGAAAACAAAGCCATCCCAAGCCCTTCAGTATCAGAAAGAGCCATGCTCAAAACTTGTCCTGTACGTCTCTCCATGAGTGCCCCCAAATTACGGGGAGCATCCGTCGGAAGATTCTTCAAACCAGCCATACTTATCCTCTCCCTACACCCCAATTAGTTTAGTCCACATAATATATTTTATATTGTGCCTCCAAGAGGGTGTAAAAAACTTGTGCTATATCAAAAAACGACTGGAATATCTAGACAGTGTCGTGATGAATTTTATGTTGTGGTAAATTTTTTCAGAGAATAGAGACTCAGGAAGGGTTTACCATTGTAAGCATCGCATAGAAGACACAACATTTCGGATAGAGTCTGGAAACTACTGGACCCTCATCTGACAGACAGAGAGGGTTCGTAGGGAGGCAAGGCTCGAGACATCCGTCGGTGCGGTATAGCTACGAGATACGTAAAGAATGTCTCATCTTTTGTAGCTGCGGTGCAAATTCGTTTCTTGGCCCTTTGGGCAAATATCTCGCGACGATACTATCTAAGCTTCAGATACGTTTTTCACACAATATTTTAATTTATAATAACGTCGATTTCCCTGCTTTTCCTACCTGATGATAAGAGGTGCTCTGTGTCCTGTACGTTGGATCTTCGGTCTGTAGCCCCCTTTCTCAAGCCAGAAGGCTCTTGTGTCGCTTTTCTTCATCCACTCAGCCTTAGTTTTTTTTCGAGTTCACTTGTACTCAGGCCAGTCTTTCGGTGTTTTTCTGTCCTTGATGGTGCGATTTTAACCTGTATTTAGGTCAATTATTCCCGAAAAATTCATATGATCTTGCCTCCGAGGTCTTGAACATGAGGAATTGTAGTTCTCTAAGCTGGGAGAGAGGAGTTTTTAGAGGTATCCATCACCCTGACCTCTCGTTGTCAAAAATTTATTTTTACTAATTTTTTAAAAACAACCCGAGAGGCGGGAATTGCATATTGACTATAATCTAAGTAATAAAACGTATGTATATTTTTGTATACAGGCATATCATGTATATAAGTCCGACTTTTTAGATTTGCACTCTTTTCTATTCCTCTGAAATAGAGTACGACAAGAAAATGAGACAAATCTCGGATCGGAACAAAAACATATTCCATAAAGGAGGCAGAAATTATGAAGGGTTTTGCTATGCTTAAGATTGGTGAGGTTGGTTGGATTGAAAAAGAGCGGCCCCAATGCGGTCCTATGGATGCTATCTGTAGACCCATAGCACTGGCACCATGCACATCGGATATTCACACCGTGTGGGAGGGAGCCGTTGGTGAGCGACACAATATGATCCTCGGCCATGAAGGAACAGGAGAGGTCGTGGAAGTCGGTGAGCTTGTCAAGGATTTTAAGCCAGGAGATAAAGTTATCATACCCGCTATCACTCCAGATTGGAATTCTCTTGAGGCTCAGGCTGGATTTTCTATGCACTCCCATGGAATACTCCAGGGATGGAAATATTCTAACGTTAAAGATGGGTTGTTCGGTGATTTCTTTCACGTAAATGACGCCGACGGGAACCTGGCCCATCTGCCCAAAAGCATCGACCTCAAAGTCGCCCCAATGCTCTCGGACATGGTTCCCACAGGCTTCCATGGGGTAGAGTTGGCCGACGTTCAGTTTGGTGACAACGTCATGGTCATTGGTATCGGTCCGGTTGGTCTGATGGCTGTCGCAGGAGCGAATATGAGAGGTGCTGCCAACCTCTACGCCGTCGGATCGCGTCCCACTTGCATAGAGGCCGCAAAATTCTACGGTGCCACCGAGTTTATTAATTATAAAGACGGCCCCGTGGCAGAACAGGCATTGAAGCTTACCAACGGCGTGGGCATGGACAAGATCATCATCGCTGGTGGTACGGTTGACACCTTTGCAGAAGCGGTCAAGGCACTCAAGCCTGGTGGCAAAATCGGTAACGTCAATTACCTGGGCTCAGGTGAGACGATCAACATTCCCCGTACGGACTGGGGGGTAGGTATGGGGCATAAGATAATCAAGGGCGGACTTACTCCTGGCGGACGCCTTCGAATGCAGAAGTTGGCCCGCCTGGTTTCGACCGGTAAACTGGACCTCTCTCCCCTGATTACCCATCCATTTAACGGTTTTGAACACATCGAAGAATCTCTATACCTGATGAAGGACAAGCCCAGGGATCTTATCAAACCGGTCGTCCTGCTCTGATCGAATCGATTTTTATATAGATTGTGGGGTGGCCTACAGCGGCCGCTCCACTTTCTTACGAAAAGGAGCATGCACATGAAAGTACTCGTTGTCTCCGGTTTTCTAGGCTCAGGAAAGACAACGTTCATCAAAGAAATGGCTAACCAAACACGACAGAACTTTGTCGTGCTGGAAAACGAATATGCTGACGTAGATATTGATGGCGAACTCCTAAAGGACTCGCCCCTCTCCGTCTGGGAACTTACGGAGGGGTGCATCTGTTGCTCGATGAAGGCCGATTTCGCCACATCCATTCTGACGATTTCCAACTCCTTCTCCGCGGAGTATCTCATCGTCGAACCAACCGGAGTCGGATCGTTGGGTGCGATCATGGACAATATCGGCAAGGTGAGCTATGAGCGAATAGAGATCCTGGACCCCATCGCTCTCGTAGACATTCACTGTCTCGACGAATACACCACGACCTTTGACGAGCTCTACAGGGATCAAATCCGAAACGCAGGCACGATTCTTCTCTCCAAAATCGAGGACTCTTCATCAGATGCAATTGAACGTGCGATACAAACCCTGCGAGGTATAAACGATGACTCGGATATCCCGACGACACACTATACAACCCAACCCCTTGAATGGTGGAACGGACTGCTCAACAAAGCGTGGATTCCGGGACATTTAAAGACCATCGAAAACGACGAGCACCCCGATCTGGATCAGGCAAGCTATGTAGGATTCTCTGTCAAAACCATGAACGAATTTTTGGTGAAGCTACAGTTTCTCTTACGGGGGACCTTCGGTAAGATATACAGAGCAAAAGGGTACTTTCCTGTGGAAGGGGAATGGGCTCGCTTTGACGTCGTCAACGACCGCTACGTCATCGAACAATGCGATCCCTTCGAGGAATCACGAATGGTCGTCATCGGCAAGGATCTGAACAGAAAATACCTTCGGAAGGTATTCGTTGAGAACGAAAAACTTTTTTAAAGTACCAGATGAGAGTCCAATAGAAAGATGAAAAACCGTGATCTAGCCTCCGCTGACCGTGACGAAAAGATTATGAAACGAAGCCGCACCTTTTCTCGCGCACTGTTGATATGAGAAAAGCCCTGTGTCTCCAACCAAGTAGATCGGGTACCCAAAGCACTTTTCTACCTCACTATGTACCAGAGTAGCTGTCGTCTCCCAATTTGTGTCGATGACCTCTCCTCAGGGGCGTTACTTCACTAGCAAGGCTTTTCCTCGCACAACTGAAAGAAAGGAGCATCAAAATCAGCATGGACGGGCTCTTTCCCGCAAGCTTTTGCGAATATCTTC
Above is a genomic segment from Dethiosulfovibrio peptidovorans containing:
- a CDS encoding NAD(P)-dependent alcohol dehydrogenase; its protein translation is MKGFAMLKIGEVGWIEKERPQCGPMDAICRPIALAPCTSDIHTVWEGAVGERHNMILGHEGTGEVVEVGELVKDFKPGDKVIIPAITPDWNSLEAQAGFSMHSHGILQGWKYSNVKDGLFGDFFHVNDADGNLAHLPKSIDLKVAPMLSDMVPTGFHGVELADVQFGDNVMVIGIGPVGLMAVAGANMRGAANLYAVGSRPTCIEAAKFYGATEFINYKDGPVAEQALKLTNGVGMDKIIIAGGTVDTFAEAVKALKPGGKIGNVNYLGSGETINIPRTDWGVGMGHKIIKGGLTPGGRLRMQKLARLVSTGKLDLSPLITHPFNGFEHIEESLYLMKDKPRDLIKPVVLL
- a CDS encoding cupin — encoded protein: MNKLIKNVEKGSLFILSDLVEYSPGKVASLTMAQKPGVNLSVLALDKGEGLATHSAPGDALACILEGEAHITIGDEMVVVRGGQSVVMPAGVPHSLKAATAFKMFLVLVKKTE
- a CDS encoding cupin translates to MAGLKNLPTDAPRNLGALMERRTGQVLSMALSDTEGLGMALFSFPAGEMVSGEKYLGDTMYLVLRGDVRMRRKDAGDSLKEGDVLMVPSGVLHEIEALNDCVLLHLTVSSS
- a CDS encoding cobalamin biosynthesis protein CobW, translating into MHMKVLVVSGFLGSGKTTFIKEMANQTRQNFVVLENEYADVDIDGELLKDSPLSVWELTEGCICCSMKADFATSILTISNSFSAEYLIVEPTGVGSLGAIMDNIGKVSYERIEILDPIALVDIHCLDEYTTTFDELYRDQIRNAGTILLSKIEDSSSDAIERAIQTLRGINDDSDIPTTHYTTQPLEWWNGLLNKAWIPGHLKTIENDEHPDLDQASYVGFSVKTMNEFLVKLQFLLRGTFGKIYRAKGYFPVEGEWARFDVVNDRYVIEQCDPFEESRMVVIGKDLNRKYLRKVFVENEKLF